The Rhizobium rhododendri nucleotide sequence ACTGGTGCACATGCATGCCCGAGCCGTTATCGCCGAAGATCGGCTTGGGCATGAAGGTCGCCGTCTTGCCATAGGCGTTGGCGACCTGATGAACGACGTACTTGTAGATCTGGATCTTGTCGGCGTTGCGCACCAGCGTGTCGAACTTGACGCCGAGTTCGTGCTGTCCCGCAGCCACTTCGTGATGGTGCTTTTCAACCACGACGCCCATTTCGCCAAGAACCGTCAGCATCTCGGAGCGCATGTCCTGGCAACTGTCGATCGGCGGAACTGGAAAATAGCCGCCCTTGACGCGAGGACGGTGACCGAGGTTGCCGGTCTCGTAGTCGGTGTCGTCGTTCGACGGCAGTTCGCTGGAATCGAGCTTGAAGCCGGTGTTGTAGGGATCGGCTTTGTACTTGACGTCGTCGAATACGAAGAACTCAGGCTCCGGGCCTACGAAGATCGTGTCGCCGATGCCGGAAGCCTTCAGGTAGGCTTCTGCCTTCTTGGCGGTACCGCGCGGATCGCGATTGTAGGATTCGCCGGAAACCGGGTCCAGGATGTCGCAGAGGATGACCATGGTCGACTGCGCGAAGAACGGGTCCATGTGAACCGTTTCCGTGTCGGGCATCAGCACCATGTCGGATTCGTTGATGGCCTTCCATCCTCCGATAGAGGAGCCGTCGAACATGACGCCATCGGCGAACATGTCTTCATCGACGCAGGCAACGTCCATCGTCACGTGCTGCAGCTTGCCCTTCGGGTCCGTAAAGCGCAGGTCGACGAACTTGACGTCGTTGTCCTTGATCTGTTTCAGAATTTCGTTTGCGGTCGTCATGGGATGCTTCCTCGGTTTTTTATGACGATTTTGCCCTGGCCACCGGCGAGGGCTTAGATGGCATCTATACCCGTCTCTCCCGTACGGATTCGGATGACCTCTTCGATA carries:
- the glnA gene encoding type I glutamate--ammonia ligase, giving the protein MTTANEILKQIKDNDVKFVDLRFTDPKGKLQHVTMDVACVDEDMFADGVMFDGSSIGGWKAINESDMVLMPDTETVHMDPFFAQSTMVILCDILDPVSGESYNRDPRGTAKKAEAYLKASGIGDTIFVGPEPEFFVFDDVKYKADPYNTGFKLDSSELPSNDDTDYETGNLGHRPRVKGGYFPVPPIDSCQDMRSEMLTVLGEMGVVVEKHHHEVAAGQHELGVKFDTLVRNADKIQIYKYVVHQVANAYGKTATFMPKPIFGDNGSGMHVHQSIWKGGKPTFAGDEYAGLSESCLYYIGGIIKHAKAINAFTNPSTNSYKRLVPGYEAPVLLAYSARNRSASCRIPFGSNPKAKRVEVRFPDPTANPYLAFAAMLMAGLDGIKNKIHPGKPMDKDLYDLPPKELKKIPTVCASLREALENLDRDRKFLTAGGVFDDDQIDSFIELKMVEVMRYEMTPHPVEFDMYYSA